The DNA sequence GCCGTCGGGCCCGACGGCGACGCCGAGCCCCGCTGCGACGGGCGGCGGCTTCGGGTTCCAGGCGTTCGACCCGGGCTCCGTGCGCAGCGGGCCAGCCGACGTGCTGCCCACCGACGTCGACCTCGCGTTCGCCGTGCGGATGATCCCCCACCATCGGGCCGCTGTGGAGATGGCCCAGATGCTGCTCACGGTGGACGGGCTCGACCCGCAGATCCGTGAGCTCGGGGAGTGGGTCGAGCGCGACCAGCAGCGCGAGATCGACCTGATGACCGAGTGGCTGGACGCGTGGGACACGGCGTACCCCGAGCTCGACGCCTGGCGCCCCGCGGACGAGGCGATGGCGGCGGTCGGCGACGGCATGGGGCCCATGCCGCACGACGACGGCCCTATGGACATGAGTCCCGGGGCCGCGACGCACGACTTTCTCGTGGGGATGATCCCCCACCACCAAGGGGCGATCGCGATGGCGCGGGTCGCCGTCGACCAGGGGGACAACGCCTTCGTCGACGCGCTCGCCCACCACGTCATCACCGAGCAGGGCGTCGAGATCGACGCGATGCGCGCCCTGCTGACGCGGTTCGGCTGAACGGGCCACCCGGGCAGTGCGCGCGCGGCCGCGCTCCGCTCAGCGCTCGGACCATCGCCGCAGCGCCGATCAGATCG is a window from the Xylanimonas ulmi genome containing:
- a CDS encoding DUF305 domain-containing protein; the protein is MDHATHSMASPSGPTATPSPAATGGGFGFQAFDPGSVRSGPADVLPTDVDLAFAVRMIPHHRAAVEMAQMLLTVDGLDPQIRELGEWVERDQQREIDLMTEWLDAWDTAYPELDAWRPADEAMAAVGDGMGPMPHDDGPMDMSPGAATHDFLVGMIPHHQGAIAMARVAVDQGDNAFVDALAHHVITEQGVEIDAMRALLTRFG